From a single Thermothielavioides terrestris NRRL 8126 chromosome 3, complete sequence genomic region:
- a CDS encoding glycoside hydrolase family 18 protein (CAZy_ID 269795) gives MASIRFFWSLLFWSLLFLCFYSSVAEAVNLTSEREMRSIMYFTGQHPVAPPIDQLRHVTHVAVAFMSPGIFNEPGRTEWPLFTSVDDVRAKFPKGTKVMVAIGGWGDTAGFSAAALTDETRKTFAENVANMVTTTGADGIDVDWEYPGGNGEDYKQVPNSAKAWEINAYPLLLAELRATLGPDKIISAAVPGLKRDMLAFTRETVPRIMRHVDFLNVMTYDLMNRRDTVTKHHTGVELSLEAVDAYVAAGAAPQNLNLGFAFYVKYFKTAHDACARASPVGCPTLLLEDPKTGADLGRSGSFSWHDSVPEHVAESFSRALEHGVYDDQQGGYYYWDSLEDLWWTFDTPDAIRRKFPLILAKRRLGGVFAWGLGEDAPLFKHLAALNDGLEELLKARDEL, from the exons ATGGCATCCATACGATTTTTCTGGTCACTTCTTTTTTGGTCACTTCTTTTTCTCTGCTTTTATTCCTCGGTCGCTGAGGCCGTGAACTTGACGTCGGAGCGGGAAATGCGCTCCATCATGTACTTCACCGG CCAGCACCCAGTTGCGCCCCCCATAGACCAACTTCGGCATGTGACCCACGTGGCTGTGGCTTTCATGAGCCCAGGCATCTTCAACGAGCCCGGTCGAACGGAGTGGCCGTTGTTCACGTCGGTCGACGATGTCCGGGCCAAGTTTCCCAAGGGGACCAAGGTCATGGTCGCCATCGGCGGCTGGGGAGACACGGCTGGTTTCTCCGCGGCCGCACTGACCGACGAGACGAGGAAGACGTTCGCCGAGAACGTGGCCAACATGGTCACGACCACGGGCGCGGATGGCATCGACGTTGACTGGGAGTATCCGGG TGGCAACGGCGAAGACTACAAGCAGGTGCCCAACTCGGCGAAAGCCTGGGAGATCAATGCCTACCCGCTCCTGCTGGCCGAACTGAGAGCCACCCTCGGCCCGGACAAGATCATTTCTGCTGCGGTACCCGGCCTGAAGCGCGACATGCTGGCCTTCACGCGCGAGACCGTGCCCCGTATCATGCGCCACGTCGATTTCCTGAACGTCATGACATATGACCTCATGAACCGCCGTGACACGGTCACCAAGCATCACACCGGCGTCGAGCTCAGTCTTGAGGCTGTCGACGCGTATGTTGCAGCTGGGGCGGCTCCGCAGAATCTCAACCTCGGGTTCGCCTTTTACGTCAAGTACTTCAAGACGGCGCATGATGCTTGCGCACGCGCGTCCCCCGTGGGCTGTCCCACGCTGCTTCTTGAGGACCCCAAGACGGGGGCGGACTTgggccgcagcggcagcttcTCCTGGCACGACTCGGTCCCCGAACATGTGGCCGAGTCCTTCTCGAGGGCGCTGGAGCACGGCGTGTACGACGACCAGCAGGGCGGGTATTACTACTGGGACTCCCTGGAGGACCTCTGGTGGACATTTGACACGCCCGACGCCATCAGGCGCAAGTTCCCCTTGATCCTGGCCAAAAGGCGCTTGGGGGGCGTGTTTGCTTGGGGCTTGGGTGAAGACGCGCCCTTGTTCAAGCATCTTGCCGCGCTGAacgacggcctcgaggaACTCCTCAAGGCCAGGGACGAGCTATAG